A single region of the Pseudomonas sp. B21-023 genome encodes:
- a CDS encoding phage tail tube protein, whose amino-acid sequence MSILTQGTQIYALVPPVSGTGPLSVLEVEHVTSFEPGGAPAEQIEDTSLDAAERTYKKGLRTPGTATLGLNADPANASHVRLHQLSEASGNTTVKWVVGWSDGKDIAPTLNSKGDGFELPATRTWFAFEGYVADFPFNFALNSVVTTSVSIQRTGGSTWAKKA is encoded by the coding sequence ATGTCGATTCTTACCCAAGGCACCCAGATCTACGCGCTGGTTCCACCGGTCTCCGGCACTGGCCCGCTCAGCGTGCTGGAAGTCGAGCATGTGACCTCGTTCGAACCGGGCGGCGCCCCGGCTGAGCAGATCGAGGACACCTCCCTCGATGCCGCCGAGCGCACCTACAAGAAGGGCCTGCGTACCCCAGGCACCGCCACCCTTGGCCTCAACGCCGACCCGGCCAACGCCAGCCACGTGCGCCTGCACCAGCTGTCCGAAGCCAGCGGCAACACCACTGTGAAATGGGTGGTGGGTTGGTCCGATGGCAAGGACATCGCGCCCACCCTCAACAGCAAAGGTGATGGCTTCGAGTTGCCGGCCACCCGTACCTGGTTCGCCTTCGAAGGCTACGTCGCCGACTTCCCGTTCAACTTCGCCCTCAACTCGGTGGTCACCACCTCGGTGAGCATCCAGCGTACCGGCGGTTCCACCTGGGCGAAAAAGGCCTGA
- a CDS encoding phage tail assembly chaperone family protein, TAC, with protein MNIHQLKALGGIVDSQRVRKEVAWSRPDPLTGEMLAQTLVVHVRRHSFGVIERLFDEQGSSHSRNAHYLAASIGLGEDGEESLSVEDAFNLEPSLGFLLLNAINEVNGTGNTPAKS; from the coding sequence ATGAACATCCATCAACTCAAGGCGTTGGGCGGCATCGTCGATAGCCAGCGCGTGCGCAAGGAAGTGGCCTGGAGCCGCCCGGACCCATTGACCGGCGAGATGCTTGCCCAGACGCTGGTGGTGCACGTGCGCCGCCATTCGTTCGGGGTGATCGAGCGCCTGTTTGATGAGCAGGGTTCATCCCATAGCCGAAATGCCCATTACCTGGCTGCGTCAATCGGTCTTGGCGAGGACGGCGAGGAGTCGCTGAGCGTCGAGGACGCTTTCAACCTCGAGCCGTCGCTGGGGTTCCTGCTGCTCAATGCCATCAATGAAGTCAACGGCACGGGTAACACCCCGGCAAAGAGCTGA
- a CDS encoding glycoside hydrolase family 19 protein, which produces MTVTLKQLQQILPNAGTQAGVFLPVLNAAMVKWGIVTPFRKRAWLAQVGHESGQLRYVRELGSDQYLSRYDTGKLAARLGNTPEADGDGQKYRGRGLIQITGHDNYKRCGEALGLNLLAHPELLERPEHAADSAGWFWHQAGLNSLADKGPSAFEAITRRINGGLNGQADRLEIYERAEEVLI; this is translated from the coding sequence ATGACAGTCACCCTCAAGCAGCTGCAGCAGATCCTTCCCAACGCCGGTACCCAAGCCGGCGTTTTTCTTCCTGTCTTGAACGCGGCGATGGTGAAGTGGGGGATCGTCACTCCCTTTCGCAAGCGTGCTTGGCTCGCCCAGGTCGGCCACGAATCTGGCCAGCTGCGTTACGTCCGCGAGCTGGGCAGCGATCAGTACCTGAGCAGGTACGACACCGGCAAGCTCGCCGCCCGCTTGGGCAACACGCCCGAGGCCGACGGTGACGGCCAGAAGTACCGCGGCCGAGGCCTGATTCAGATCACTGGCCACGACAACTACAAGCGCTGCGGCGAGGCCCTGGGCCTGAACCTGCTGGCCCACCCGGAACTCCTCGAGCGCCCCGAGCATGCTGCTGACTCGGCCGGGTGGTTCTGGCACCAGGCGGGCCTTAACTCGCTGGCCGACAAGGGGCCGTCGGCGTTCGAAGCCATCACGCGCCGCATTAATGGCGGGCTCAATGGGCAGGCCGATCGCTTGGAGATCTATGAGCGTGCCGAAGAGGTGCTGATCTGA
- the umuC gene encoding translesion error-prone DNA polymerase V subunit UmuC, with the protein MPSDQVFALIDCNSFYASCERVFRPDLAKTPIVVLSNNDGCVIARSYDAKPHVKMGEPYFQAKEKLRRHGIVAFSSNYALYGDMSERVMSLIESMVPAAEVYSIDECFADLTGVQGSLTKFGRDVRAKVLRCTGIPVGVGIARTKTLAKLANHTAKRLQAHTGGVVDITDDFKRDWVLRNTEVKEVWGIGRRMTAHLEAMGIRTAMDLAKADPRMLRDKFSVVVEKTARELAGTPCLELDEADPPKQEICCSRMFGKRLTELAPIKQAVATYTARAAEKLRAQGSVCKRMRVSIRTGMFNPDEAKYAKGALVELPYPTNDTLLLTRAATEAVGQVYRSGFRYSKAEVLLMDLRQPGEFSDDLFAVTQPAACDRLMSTLDEINGKYGRGTMRTASVPGTPDWAMRREMMSRSYTTRIDQLWRVR; encoded by the coding sequence ATGCCCAGTGACCAGGTGTTCGCGCTGATCGACTGCAACTCGTTTTACGCGAGCTGCGAGCGCGTGTTCCGGCCAGATCTGGCCAAGACGCCTATCGTGGTGCTGAGCAACAACGATGGTTGTGTGATCGCCAGGTCATACGATGCCAAGCCGCACGTGAAGATGGGCGAGCCCTATTTCCAGGCCAAGGAGAAGCTCCGTCGGCATGGCATCGTGGCGTTCTCATCCAACTATGCGCTGTATGGCGACATGAGCGAGCGGGTTATGTCGCTGATCGAGTCGATGGTGCCGGCGGCCGAGGTCTATTCGATCGACGAATGCTTCGCTGACCTCACGGGCGTGCAGGGGAGCCTGACCAAGTTCGGCCGGGATGTGCGCGCCAAGGTGCTGCGCTGTACCGGCATCCCTGTGGGTGTGGGGATCGCCCGCACCAAGACTCTGGCAAAGCTCGCCAACCACACTGCCAAGCGCCTGCAGGCGCATACGGGTGGGGTGGTCGATATCACCGATGACTTCAAACGCGACTGGGTATTACGCAACACGGAGGTGAAAGAGGTGTGGGGCATCGGCCGGCGGATGACGGCGCACCTCGAGGCAATGGGCATCCGCACAGCCATGGACCTGGCGAAGGCAGATCCGCGGATGTTGCGCGACAAATTCAGCGTGGTGGTGGAGAAGACCGCGCGCGAGCTTGCCGGCACACCGTGCCTCGAGCTGGATGAGGCGGACCCGCCGAAGCAGGAGATCTGCTGCAGTCGGATGTTTGGCAAGCGGCTGACGGAGCTGGCACCGATCAAGCAGGCGGTGGCCACCTACACTGCGCGAGCGGCGGAGAAGCTGCGCGCCCAGGGATCGGTATGCAAGCGCATGCGGGTCAGCATCCGTACCGGGATGTTCAATCCGGACGAAGCGAAGTATGCCAAGGGCGCCCTGGTCGAGCTGCCATACCCAACCAACGATACGCTACTACTCACCAGAGCAGCTACCGAAGCAGTGGGGCAGGTCTACCGCTCGGGCTTCCGTTACAGCAAAGCCGAGGTTCTGTTGATGGATCTGCGGCAGCCGGGGGAGTTCAGCGATGATCTGTTCGCCGTGACGCAGCCGGCGGCTTGCGATCGGCTGATGTCGACGCTGGACGAAATCAATGGCAAGTATGGCCGAGGGACGATGCGTACGGCCAGCGTCCCCGGCACCCCTGACTGGGCGATGCGGCGCGAGATGATGAGTCGTTCGTATACCACGCGGATCGATCAATTATGGCGAGTCCGATAG
- a CDS encoding lysis protein, whose protein sequence is MGLESRLALLALVFGAVVGARLAWLWQANELATQAAGYEQQLAAKELEHSREREGAAVAALGQLEQLQAARRELEDRLQVQDQTHWKEMNDAQQAQARLRDRLATADLRLSVLVDAGSFAAQGCGGGVRAPAGTGGVVDGALRAQLDPAHARRIIAITDEGDRGLIALKACQAYVREVTK, encoded by the coding sequence ATGGGCCTGGAGTCGCGGCTTGCGCTGCTGGCCCTGGTGTTCGGGGCGGTGGTCGGCGCGCGGCTTGCCTGGTTGTGGCAGGCCAACGAGCTGGCCACGCAGGCGGCAGGCTATGAGCAGCAGCTTGCGGCAAAGGAACTGGAGCACAGCCGAGAGCGGGAGGGTGCTGCGGTGGCGGCGCTCGGCCAGCTTGAGCAGCTGCAGGCAGCAAGGCGCGAGTTGGAAGATCGCCTGCAGGTTCAGGACCAAACCCACTGGAAGGAGATGAACGATGCTCAACAAGCTCAGGCTCGCCTGCGCGATCGGCTTGCTACTGCTGATCTGCGGCTGTCAGTCCTGGTCGACGCCGGATCCTTTGCCGCCCAGGGTTGTGGCGGTGGGGTGCGAGCGCCCGCCGGCACCGGAGGCGTGGTGGATGGAGCCCTACGCGCCCAACTTGACCCAGCGCATGCTCGACGAATTATCGCCATCACCGACGAAGGCGATCGAGGATTGATCGCGCTCAAGGCCTGCCAGGCCTACGTGCGCGAAGTCACGAAGTAG
- a CDS encoding DNA adenine methylase: protein MTSPIIPWMGGKRRLADRLIPLFPPHECYVEVFAGGAALYFMRPQAAPVEVLNDLNGDLVTLYRVVQNHLEEFVRQFKWALSSRQIFEWQKMTRPETLTDIQRAARFFYLQQHAFGGKVTGQTFGTATTGPAINLLRIEENLSAAWQRLAGTYVENLSWLDCAERYDRAHTFFYMDPPYWQTAGYGVDFPFEEYERMADFMRRCKGRVMVSINDHPDIRRVFDGFHFESLDIRYSNTNQRQGKADVTGELVIMNWRPSVLEQLF, encoded by the coding sequence ATGACCTCTCCCATCATCCCCTGGATGGGCGGCAAACGCCGCCTGGCCGACCGCTTGATCCCCCTCTTTCCCCCTCATGAATGCTATGTCGAAGTCTTCGCTGGCGGTGCCGCGTTGTACTTCATGCGTCCCCAGGCCGCTCCCGTGGAGGTGCTCAACGACCTCAACGGCGACCTGGTGACGCTGTACCGGGTGGTGCAGAACCACCTCGAGGAGTTCGTTCGCCAGTTCAAGTGGGCGCTCAGTTCACGCCAGATCTTCGAGTGGCAGAAGATGACCCGCCCCGAGACGCTGACCGACATCCAGCGTGCAGCCCGTTTCTTCTACCTGCAGCAGCACGCCTTCGGTGGCAAGGTCACCGGGCAGACGTTCGGTACCGCCACCACCGGACCGGCCATTAACCTGCTGCGCATCGAGGAGAACCTCTCGGCCGCATGGCAGCGCCTGGCCGGCACATACGTCGAGAACCTGTCCTGGCTCGATTGCGCCGAGCGATATGATCGGGCGCACACGTTCTTCTACATGGACCCGCCTTACTGGCAGACCGCCGGCTACGGCGTCGACTTCCCGTTCGAGGAGTACGAGCGTATGGCCGACTTCATGCGCCGCTGCAAAGGCAGGGTGATGGTCAGCATCAACGATCACCCTGACATCCGGCGAGTCTTCGACGGCTTCCACTTCGAGTCCCTGGACATCCGCTACAGCAACACCAACCAGCGGCAGGGCAAAGCTGATGTGACCGGCGAGCTGGTGATCATGAATTGGCGGCCTTCAGTACTGGAGCAACTTTTCTAG
- a CDS encoding SOS response-associated peptidase family protein, which yields MCGRYSIYESMDDYLRQLALDLVVINGYDHERINRYNVAPSTRVELIRPVPGGLSVDRVKWGWSPFWAKGKRPDPINARAETVMTGKFFKSLWPNGRALAPANGWFEWIPDPADPKRKQPYYIHAADEAPLFFAALAEVHPGIGTDERDGFVIITAAADQGLVDIHDRKPLVLTPEVACEWISPDTSIEHAEEIVRTGCRAAGDFKWHAVRKEVGNVRNQGPELILPTDLKSRS from the coding sequence ATGTGCGGGAGGTACTCGATCTACGAGAGCATGGACGACTACCTGAGGCAGTTGGCCCTCGATCTGGTGGTCATCAATGGGTACGACCATGAGCGGATCAACCGGTACAACGTTGCGCCCTCTACCCGTGTAGAGCTGATAAGGCCAGTGCCTGGAGGGTTGAGCGTCGATCGAGTGAAGTGGGGATGGTCGCCATTCTGGGCGAAGGGGAAGCGGCCCGACCCGATCAATGCGCGGGCCGAGACGGTGATGACGGGGAAGTTCTTCAAGTCGCTTTGGCCGAATGGCCGAGCCTTGGCGCCGGCGAATGGCTGGTTCGAGTGGATACCCGATCCTGCGGACCCGAAGCGCAAGCAACCCTACTACATCCATGCAGCGGACGAGGCCCCGCTGTTCTTTGCTGCGCTGGCTGAAGTCCACCCCGGTATCGGGACAGACGAGCGCGATGGTTTCGTGATCATCACCGCAGCAGCTGACCAAGGCCTCGTCGATATACACGACCGCAAACCGCTTGTGCTCACGCCCGAGGTTGCCTGTGAGTGGATCTCGCCAGACACCTCGATTGAGCACGCAGAAGAGATAGTGCGAACCGGTTGCCGAGCCGCCGGTGATTTCAAGTGGCATGCAGTTCGTAAGGAGGTGGGCAATGTCCGTAACCAAGGACCTGAATTGATACTACCTACGGATTTAAAAAGCCGCAGCTAG
- a CDS encoding LexA family transcriptional regulator encodes MTITFLGAPTGGPALLPVYSFRVPAGFPSPAADHLERHISLDELFDLRAPHVYLVQVEGDSMQGAGIFSGDLLIVDRSKEAEHGDIVIAAINAEPVCKRLYRRDGVLVLQSENPAYPLRHVMEGDDLVIWGVVRYSVRDHAQ; translated from the coding sequence ATGACCATCACCTTCCTGGGCGCGCCGACGGGCGGCCCTGCGCTGCTGCCGGTGTATTCGTTCCGTGTGCCGGCCGGATTCCCTTCGCCGGCGGCGGATCATCTGGAGCGGCATATCTCCCTCGACGAGCTGTTCGACCTGCGTGCCCCGCACGTGTACCTGGTACAGGTGGAGGGCGACAGCATGCAGGGCGCCGGGATCTTCTCGGGCGACCTTCTTATCGTAGACCGCAGCAAGGAGGCCGAGCACGGCGACATCGTGATCGCCGCGATCAACGCCGAGCCCGTCTGCAAGCGCCTGTATCGGCGCGACGGCGTGCTGGTCTTGCAGTCGGAGAACCCCGCCTACCCGCTGCGGCATGTCATGGAAGGCGACGACCTGGTCATCTGGGGTGTGGTTCGCTACAGCGTGCGCGATCATGCCCAGTGA
- a CDS encoding XRE family transcriptional regulator — MRIMQKRNVASVLRELLARHGLSPTELHRRTGVPQSTLSRILSEKIVDPSDKHISKIAEYFGVSTDQLRGRVELGESRDAAPLTQGHAALSDISLWDDETPVEDDEVSVPFLREVELAAGSGRFVIEESENARLRFGKRSLRHNGVQFDHAKCVTVRGNSMLPVLRDGATVGVNTGKCTIGDIIDGDLYAINHNGQLRVKQVYRLPTGIRLRSFNRDEHPDEDYSFQQMQEEQISLLGHVFWWGMYAR; from the coding sequence ATGCGTATTATGCAAAAACGCAACGTAGCCTCCGTACTCAGAGAACTGCTCGCCCGCCACGGCCTGTCCCCCACAGAGCTGCATCGGCGCACGGGTGTACCTCAATCCACCCTGTCGCGGATTCTCAGCGAGAAGATCGTCGATCCTTCGGACAAGCACATCTCGAAGATCGCCGAGTACTTCGGCGTGAGCACCGACCAGTTGCGCGGCCGCGTCGAACTGGGCGAATCGCGTGACGCGGCCCCTCTCACTCAAGGCCATGCGGCCCTGAGCGACATCAGCTTGTGGGACGATGAAACACCCGTCGAGGACGACGAGGTGTCCGTGCCTTTTCTTCGTGAGGTCGAGTTGGCAGCAGGATCAGGAAGATTCGTCATCGAGGAAAGCGAGAATGCTCGCTTGCGCTTCGGCAAACGCAGCCTGCGCCACAATGGCGTGCAGTTCGACCATGCCAAGTGCGTGACGGTGCGTGGCAACAGCATGTTGCCGGTGCTGCGCGACGGCGCCACGGTCGGGGTCAACACCGGCAAATGCACCATCGGTGACATCATCGACGGCGACCTCTATGCCATCAACCACAACGGGCAGCTGCGGGTGAAACAGGTGTACCGCCTGCCTACCGGCATTCGCCTGCGCAGCTTCAACCGCGACGAACACCCTGACGAAGACTACAGCTTCCAGCAGATGCAGGAAGAGCAGATCAGCCTCCTCGGCCACGTCTTCTGGTGGGGCATGTACGCTCGTTGA
- a CDS encoding phage late control D family protein — protein sequence MQPTFRIVADGRDITTLINDRLILLRTTDKPGMDSDEFELRIDDRDAAVALPARGARIEVHLGYVGQALARLGRYTVDEIEVSAPPRTMVIRGKASDMRGTGKTTRNGSWEGVPLSQIVSDIAARNGWTPVCPVQTKVDRVDQRNESDFNFITRQAKQYDCTAKVADGKLLVMPREASLSASGKAFGTVTITPADVSRWQFRLGDRNAQAAVKTTHQNKKTGALAVIELGNEDAPTGLPGVHTDRHIYPNKSAAQQAAKAKLAAFNRSTAGVRLQMAGRTDLFAERVMNAQGFKDGLDGQYLVDSVEQTFDASGWSTAVECNGGKKGKAKAKGKGRGKKTKSDKPLKVVAVNPA from the coding sequence CAACGACCGGCTGATCCTGCTGAGAACCACCGATAAGCCCGGCATGGACTCCGACGAGTTCGAACTGCGGATCGATGACCGCGACGCCGCAGTGGCTTTGCCTGCGCGTGGTGCGCGGATTGAGGTCCACCTGGGATACGTTGGCCAGGCGCTGGCTCGCCTGGGGCGATACACCGTCGACGAGATCGAGGTCTCGGCGCCGCCCCGCACCATGGTGATCAGGGGCAAGGCCAGCGACATGCGCGGCACCGGCAAGACCACGCGCAATGGCAGTTGGGAAGGCGTGCCGCTGTCGCAGATCGTCAGCGACATCGCCGCGCGTAATGGCTGGACGCCGGTCTGTCCGGTGCAGACGAAGGTCGATCGCGTCGACCAACGCAACGAATCCGACTTCAACTTCATCACCCGCCAGGCCAAGCAGTACGACTGCACGGCGAAGGTGGCCGACGGCAAGTTGCTGGTCATGCCGCGTGAAGCCAGCTTGAGTGCCAGCGGCAAGGCCTTTGGCACGGTAACGATCACCCCGGCGGATGTGAGCCGATGGCAGTTCCGACTAGGCGATCGCAACGCGCAGGCGGCGGTGAAGACCACGCACCAGAACAAGAAGACTGGAGCGCTGGCTGTCATCGAGCTGGGCAACGAGGACGCACCCACCGGCCTGCCGGGTGTGCATACCGATCGACACATCTACCCGAACAAGTCGGCCGCCCAGCAGGCCGCCAAAGCCAAGCTCGCCGCATTCAACCGCAGCACGGCCGGCGTGCGCCTGCAGATGGCCGGTCGAACCGACCTCTTCGCTGAACGGGTCATGAACGCCCAGGGCTTCAAGGATGGGCTGGATGGCCAGTACCTGGTGGACAGCGTCGAGCAGACGTTCGATGCCTCTGGCTGGTCGACCGCGGTGGAGTGCAACGGCGGGAAGAAGGGCAAGGCCAAGGCCAAAGGCAAGGGCAGGGGCAAAAAAACCAAATCCGACAAGCCACTGAAGGTGGTCGCGGTGAACCCGGCCTGA
- a CDS encoding RNA-binding domain-containing protein — protein sequence MNVNDLKKQVYGLIQAGTLSETVLKLLIPDNNVTPFECELWDYKEAYAESSHDYTKTARAIASLYNTYGGYLLYGIKETIKDTQYELIGVKEGTIDIQKLKGQLDKYFGHRLNINIIELSYGSPVVTIGLLHVPKRPEQLHTISANKIANDSKNKVIFTEGATLYRDGDKCKQAVTHADFEFLTSSRDLLALLDGKFVKKINLLDHNLPDRNFICPNFVGRVEIIQKLWAWLSDEFQYAKVLAGEGGKGKTSIAYEFCQLITSTGAPIFDQIIWLTAKTQQFKAGADDFINTPETHYNDLESLLITICQKTGTLDAELDDLGITQLKRLARQNLENYPSFIVIDDVDSTDVDEQKRIMETAREIGGSKSKILLTTRSNVSYSSDTAIEVPGLAGEEYEQYIDELKSSMRFDDITSKTVRKLEKASEGSPLFTESILRLCRVGYSIDDAISEWHGKKGEAVRSAALRREIHQLSPEARRVLLTIAFIGSCSLSELRHYTELEQPLIEDAIPELGRLFLLQSASFIESEPRFKCSQSISNLTISLKDEIVPNAERYLGTLKGRAQALKANSSRNNQVSVGEAIRQSVALLKEKEYSKARATIKSVLKKQQYKNNPDLLLAYAQIESMDPLADINSVRSSFRDAYTHGQRKELLFDLWFQVEARTGSKSELVDVCRSAVIDAKLQTPKWLNRSAEAKFLLAHKMGSAARKHELLASSYDDISQAIKKSHGELKHQLKDLSIKILDALWGSLQIDREDFKAFKAMHKAIRAGDIRSINYYRLSEAACAIHTIYHSENTTARRKKEILPDYLECQRAIADVIELIDDTRYDVLNTLGDTKNRFILSA from the coding sequence ATGAACGTAAATGATTTGAAAAAGCAAGTCTACGGCCTTATTCAAGCTGGCACCCTTTCCGAAACCGTATTGAAGCTCCTAATACCAGACAATAACGTAACCCCCTTCGAGTGCGAGCTTTGGGACTATAAAGAAGCATATGCAGAAAGCTCCCACGACTACACTAAGACCGCGCGCGCCATAGCAAGCCTATACAATACTTATGGTGGATATTTACTTTATGGAATCAAAGAAACCATAAAAGATACCCAATATGAATTAATAGGTGTCAAGGAAGGCACAATTGACATCCAAAAACTAAAAGGTCAGCTTGATAAATATTTCGGCCATCGCCTCAATATAAATATCATTGAGTTATCTTATGGTTCGCCAGTAGTCACTATAGGTCTCTTGCACGTCCCTAAGCGGCCTGAGCAGCTACACACTATCTCGGCAAATAAAATTGCAAACGATTCAAAAAACAAAGTAATCTTTACCGAAGGAGCGACCTTATATCGCGATGGCGATAAATGCAAGCAAGCAGTAACTCACGCTGACTTTGAGTTTTTGACTAGCAGTCGCGACCTGCTTGCATTACTTGATGGTAAATTCGTAAAAAAAATTAATTTGCTTGATCATAATCTTCCAGACAGGAACTTCATTTGCCCCAACTTCGTAGGTCGCGTCGAAATTATCCAGAAATTGTGGGCATGGCTTTCAGATGAATTCCAGTACGCAAAGGTACTAGCTGGCGAAGGAGGAAAGGGCAAGACGTCAATCGCGTATGAATTCTGTCAACTTATAACTTCAACCGGCGCCCCCATATTTGACCAAATCATCTGGCTGACTGCGAAAACGCAGCAATTCAAAGCCGGAGCAGACGATTTTATAAACACCCCCGAAACTCATTACAATGACCTTGAGTCTCTCCTCATAACAATATGCCAAAAAACCGGCACCTTGGATGCCGAACTTGATGACCTTGGAATCACACAACTAAAGAGACTGGCTAGGCAAAATTTAGAGAACTACCCTTCGTTCATAGTAATTGATGACGTCGACTCGACCGATGTCGATGAACAAAAGCGCATCATGGAGACTGCACGGGAGATCGGCGGCAGCAAATCAAAAATACTTTTAACAACACGATCAAACGTAAGCTACTCTTCCGATACTGCTATCGAAGTGCCTGGCTTAGCCGGCGAGGAGTACGAGCAATATATTGACGAACTCAAATCGTCGATGCGCTTCGATGATATAACCTCGAAAACCGTCCGAAAACTTGAAAAAGCCTCTGAAGGTTCACCTCTTTTCACGGAGTCCATATTGAGGCTCTGTCGTGTTGGGTACTCGATTGATGATGCTATATCTGAATGGCACGGTAAAAAAGGCGAGGCTGTTAGAAGTGCCGCACTTAGACGTGAAATACACCAACTCAGCCCAGAAGCGCGAAGAGTACTTTTAACCATTGCCTTCATCGGCTCTTGCTCACTATCTGAACTTAGGCATTATACAGAGCTCGAGCAGCCATTGATCGAAGATGCCATTCCAGAACTAGGAAGGCTTTTCCTATTACAGTCTGCCTCTTTCATCGAGAGCGAGCCTCGATTTAAATGCTCGCAATCAATTTCCAACCTTACGATTTCTTTAAAGGATGAGATCGTACCTAACGCCGAAAGATATCTAGGGACCTTAAAAGGTCGAGCGCAAGCTTTAAAAGCTAACTCATCGAGAAACAATCAAGTATCTGTAGGCGAGGCCATACGTCAATCAGTTGCACTACTCAAAGAGAAAGAATACAGCAAGGCTAGAGCAACGATTAAATCAGTCCTCAAGAAGCAGCAATACAAAAACAACCCAGACCTTCTTTTAGCATACGCTCAAATTGAGTCAATGGACCCACTCGCAGATATAAATTCAGTCCGAAGCTCCTTCAGAGATGCTTATACACACGGGCAACGGAAAGAGCTCCTCTTTGATCTTTGGTTCCAAGTGGAAGCAAGGACAGGCAGCAAATCCGAATTAGTTGACGTTTGCCGCTCTGCTGTTATTGATGCCAAACTACAAACTCCGAAATGGCTAAATAGATCCGCAGAAGCTAAATTTCTGCTCGCTCATAAAATGGGCTCTGCTGCTCGAAAACACGAACTTCTTGCTAGCTCCTATGATGACATATCGCAAGCAATTAAGAAAAGCCATGGTGAGCTCAAACATCAACTGAAAGATCTTTCTATAAAAATCCTCGACGCTTTATGGGGATCACTACAAATAGATCGCGAAGACTTTAAAGCCTTTAAAGCCATGCACAAAGCTATACGCGCCGGAGACATCCGGAGTATAAATTATTACAGATTATCGGAAGCTGCCTGCGCGATCCATACGATTTATCACTCCGAAAACACGACAGCTAGGCGTAAGAAAGAAATTCTTCCAGATTATCTGGAATGCCAGCGAGCCATTGCTGACGTCATTGAATTAATAGATGATACCCGATATGACGTTCTAAATACTTTAGGAGATACCAAAAATCGATTCATACTCTCCGCCTAG
- a CDS encoding phage holin family protein produces the protein MTSEQQALLDMPLWLVIVLALLGGLSGEMWRADKAGARGWALLRRLALRSGACMVCGVSTVMLLYASGMSIWSASAFGCLTAMAGADVAIGLYERWAARRLGIEQPDAGTDADERGR, from the coding sequence TTGACAAGTGAACAACAGGCATTGCTCGACATGCCGCTCTGGCTGGTGATCGTCCTGGCGTTGCTGGGTGGCCTATCTGGCGAGATGTGGCGGGCCGACAAGGCCGGGGCACGGGGCTGGGCGTTGCTGCGCCGGCTGGCATTGCGCTCCGGCGCGTGCATGGTCTGCGGTGTTTCCACGGTGATGCTGCTGTATGCCAGCGGCATGTCCATTTGGAGCGCCAGTGCCTTCGGCTGCCTCACCGCCATGGCTGGCGCCGATGTCGCCATCGGCCTTTATGAACGCTGGGCGGCCCGCCGCCTGGGCATCGAGCAACCGGATGCCGGCACCGACGCCGATGAGCGCGGGCGCTGA